GACCAAAAAGAGCTTGTTAGACTGGATTTCTCAAAAGTTAAGTTTAACGCGAAATTCGATAAGAACTCTTTCGATATGGAGTCGAACATGAGCAGTGCTCAATTTGAGGTTCCTACGTTCTCAGGTGCTGGCGAAGAGTTCGAAGTGCTGTATCCGACTTATACTGCTAACTTAAACATTGTAAATGAAAGAGAAGTCGCAGAAGGCGAAGATGATTCCAAAGTGGTATTGAACTATGCCAACGAAGATAAATCATTTACACTCATGCAGCAGAAGAACACAGCGGTAGAAACAGCTTCCCGCCTAACGATGTCAAGTGGAGAACCGGTTGATCTCGGCTTTACCGTAGGCGCGATGACAGATCAATCGATCACATGGAATTTCAACGGTGTAGATTATTTGCTTGTCTCTAATAATCTCGGTCAAGAAGAGTTGATGGCGATTGCGCGCTCTGTGAGCGGAGAGGCGATTAAATAATTTCTACATTATATATATATAGAATTGATAGAGCAGGCTGGCGAAGACGCTAGCCTGTTTTGTTTTGAAAGCGGGTATGATGGATTTAACACGTCCGTAAATTGTCGAGAATTGTAGACTCGTGGATAAAATGCCAAAACTTTTGGAATAAGAACGAAAACTCGTGGATAGACTCTTAAAACTTTTGGATTGCACACACAAATTTATGGATTGAAGCGATAGGATGCTTACATAAATGGCGGTAAGAGGTTAAAATAGAAGGCAGTAATCTAAACCAGGGAGGCCATCATCATGGATAAACATCATTATTATCGAGACACTTGGGCGGAAATCGACCTAGACAAGATCAGTCAAAATATAAAATCTTTTAAGAGACATCTCCCTGAACAAAAAATTATGGCTGTCGTAAAAGCGAACGGATACGGCCATGGAGCTTTTCAAGTTGCAGAAGAGGCATTAAAATCAGGAGCAGAGTGGCTAGCTGTTGCGATGCTTGATGAAGGATTAGCTCTGCGTAAACAAGGAATCACAGCACCGATTTTAGTTATGAACCGGGTACGTCCGGAATATGCTAATCTTGCGGCAGAAAATGAAATAAGCCTTACAGTCTTTCAAAAAGAATGGTTGATTGAGGCAGAATCATATGTGAAAGAAACAAATCAACGTGTAAAGGTTCATCTGAAGATCGACACGGGTATGGGGCGAGTTGGATTTAGAGAAGAAAGTGAGCTGCAAGAAGTAGCGCACTTCATCAAACAATCTTCTCTCTTTGAAGCAGAAGGGGTATTTACCCATTTTGCAACAGCTGATGAATGGGAATCAGAACTTTTTGAGAAACAGAGAAAAAGGTTTGATAAATATATAGACTTGCTGCAATCATGGGGATTGAATCCACCTCTCGTTCACAGTGCCAATAGCGCAGCAGCTCTCAGGAAAGTGAAAGGGCCATTCAATCTTGTTCGCCTAGGAATCAGCATGTACGGTTTGGCGCCATCTACTGAATTAAAACAAGACTTGCCTTTTTCTCTAGAAGAGGCGTTCAGCCTTCATTCCAGGGTCATTCATGTTAAAAAACTGATGCCTGGGGATACTGTAAGCTATGGAGCTACTTATACAGCAACAGAAGAAGAGTGGGTAGGTACACTTCCAATCGGCTATGCGGACGGCTGGCAAAGAAGATTTTCTCCAGGAGCCTCGGTGCTTATAAAGGGCGAACGGATGCCAATCATCGGCAGAATCTGTATGGATCAATGCATGGTTAGGCTGCCAAAGAGAATGGATGTTGGTGAAGTTGCTACTTTAATAGGAAATCAGCAGACAGAAACAATAGAAATGGATGAGATCGCGCGTATCGCGAAAACGATAAATTATGAAATTCCGTGCCTCATTTCTGCTCGAGTGCCGAGAGTTTATAAGAAAAAGGGTCGAATTTTAGAAAATATGAATGTAATTCTAAATTTTTAGCAGAATATTAGAAGGACTATTGAAAATTTTGTAGAATAAATACTTTGAAATCGCTTTGCAAATGGATTATTGAAGTGATAAGATTAAATGTGGTTAAAAGGAATTTGATCGTAGTATAGCTTTGCGCTGGAGGTGTATGTTGTGTCCGAATTGAACACAAAACGAATAGTGATTAGTCTTCCTCAGAAATTACTTAGTGAGGTAGATCGCGTCATAAAAAAAGAGAATTTGGACCGCAGCGAATTTATCCATCAAGCTACTGAGATGTTTCTTCGTGAGCGGAAGAATAAGCGTCAGTTTCGTGATGAGATGAAACAGGGTTACATGGAAATGGCTAAGATCAATCTAACGATTGCTTCAGAAGCATTTATGTTAGAGGAGGAAGCCGATCATACCTTGGACCGCTTAGTTAGCGGGGTGTAGTCCTTGATAGTCAAACGCGGAGACGTTTACTTTGCAGATCTTTCACCGGTAGTTGGATCAGAACAAGGCGGAATTCGGCCTGTCCTGATCATTCAGAATGATATCGGGAACCGTTTTAGCCCTACTGTTATCGTAGCAGCAATCACAGCTCAAATTCAGAAAGCTAAGCTTCCAACACACGTTGAAATAGATTCGAAAAAATACGGCTTTGAACGGGATTCAGTTATTTTGCTTGAACAGATCAGGACGATTGACAAGCAAAGATTAACAGATAAAATAACACAACTGGATGAAGACATGATGCGCAGGGTAGACGACGCATTGCAGATCAGTACTGGTCTGGTTGATTTTTAATTTTATAACATCATTTAGGAAACTGTCTGACGGGGATGTCTGGCGGTTTTTTATTTTATTTCAGGATTTAGAAGGATAGATGGAAGAATAGGTATATTTTACCCTAATACACAGAAAGGCTTTATGAGGTTTATAGAGCATGATCAGGTATTTAATGAAAGAAGGGGATTTTTTCAGTTTTAAGCTTTATATTTCCCATTTGCCATTCAGCAAGACATTCAACCCCTTTTAATGGGAACAAGTATACGAATACTTATTTAAATATTTTTGTAAAAAAATTCATGTTTAACTATTTGAATCTTGGGTTATATATCCAAAGTTAGTAAAAGAGTAAACATTGCACAATATATTCAGAAGTGAAATAATAGAAATTGAGACTACATGTAGTGGGGGTGCAAGAAAAATTGGACAACTTGATTGTACAGATGATCAATGAAAATCAAGAAACCCTAAAAAATAATTGGCTTAATGAAGTTAAGCTCTTTAAAGAAAAAGAACTGATTGGAACAACTTTAAAGTTTAGTGAAGAAACGGACCAACAGTTTTTTGCTATGTTAATCAAGCACATCAATTTTCACGATATTTCTAAAGACGGAACACTTGATGATTTTTTTGATCAAGTTCTTCATACAGGTTTACCATTAAGTTATTTAACGCAAGGACTTCAAGCGGCACGTCGTGTCGTGTTAAATCTTTTAGTCGAGACGGAAAACGACAAAGAGAAAGTAGCGGCTGTTTACCGCGAGATCGATCGCTGGTTAGACCCGATTCTGAATCGTGTTGTAGAAAACTCATCTCAGATTTGGGAGAGAACGGTTTCCGTACAAAAGACAGCATTATTAGAGCTTTCCGCTCCATTGATTCCAGTTTTCAAAAACATTAGTGTTATGCCTCTTATCGGATCCATTGATACAGAACGCGCGAAACTGATTATGGAAAACCTTTTGAACGGAGTGATTAAATACCGCTCAGAAGTAGTACTCATTGACATAACGGGTGTACCGGTCGTGGATACGATGGTAGCTCATCATATTATTCAAGCAGCAGATGCTGTGCGTTTATTAGGTTCTACGTGTATCCTAGTAGGAATACGTCCTGAAATCGCTCAAACAATCGTAAGCTTAGGAATCGATCTAAGCTTGTTCCCTACGAAAAGTACGCTTCAAAAGGGTATGGAAAACGCTCTTGAAATTACAAACCAGCAGTTAATTAGCAATAAATAGGGAGTGAGAGTAAAAAAATGAGAATTCCTATTTTGAAATTGCACGAATATTTATTGATCACCATCCAAGTTGAAATGGATGATCAGACAGCTCTTCAATTTCAAGAAGACTTGCTAAATAAAATTCACGATACAGGTGCGAAAGGAGTTGTTATTGACTTAACGTCAGTAGATATGATCGACTCCTTTATAGCTAAAGTTCTTGGAGATGTGGTGAGGATGTCAAAATTAATGGGAGCTCAAGTTGTATTAACAGGAATACAACCAGCAGTTGCTATTACTTTAATTGATCTTGGAATTTCAATGAGGGAAGTTTCGACAGCACTTGACTTAGAACAGGGGCTTGATAAATTGCGTCTGGAACTGGAGGGATGATTATGGAC
This is a stretch of genomic DNA from Fictibacillus halophilus. It encodes these proteins:
- the alr gene encoding alanine racemase; its protein translation is MDKHHYYRDTWAEIDLDKISQNIKSFKRHLPEQKIMAVVKANGYGHGAFQVAEEALKSGAEWLAVAMLDEGLALRKQGITAPILVMNRVRPEYANLAAENEISLTVFQKEWLIEAESYVKETNQRVKVHLKIDTGMGRVGFREESELQEVAHFIKQSSLFEAEGVFTHFATADEWESELFEKQRKRFDKYIDLLQSWGLNPPLVHSANSAAALRKVKGPFNLVRLGISMYGLAPSTELKQDLPFSLEEAFSLHSRVIHVKKLMPGDTVSYGATYTATEEEWVGTLPIGYADGWQRRFSPGASVLIKGERMPIIGRICMDQCMVRLPKRMDVGEVATLIGNQQTETIEMDEIARIAKTINYEIPCLISARVPRVYKKKGRILENMNVILNF
- a CDS encoding CopG family ribbon-helix-helix protein — encoded protein: MSELNTKRIVISLPQKLLSEVDRVIKKENLDRSEFIHQATEMFLRERKNKRQFRDEMKQGYMEMAKINLTIASEAFMLEEEADHTLDRLVSGV
- a CDS encoding type II toxin-antitoxin system PemK/MazF family toxin translates to MIVKRGDVYFADLSPVVGSEQGGIRPVLIIQNDIGNRFSPTVIVAAITAQIQKAKLPTHVEIDSKKYGFERDSVILLEQIRTIDKQRLTDKITQLDEDMMRRVDDALQISTGLVDF
- a CDS encoding STAS domain-containing protein, yielding MDNLIVQMINENQETLKNNWLNEVKLFKEKELIGTTLKFSEETDQQFFAMLIKHINFHDISKDGTLDDFFDQVLHTGLPLSYLTQGLQAARRVVLNLLVETENDKEKVAAVYREIDRWLDPILNRVVENSSQIWERTVSVQKTALLELSAPLIPVFKNISVMPLIGSIDTERAKLIMENLLNGVIKYRSEVVLIDITGVPVVDTMVAHHIIQAADAVRLLGSTCILVGIRPEIAQTIVSLGIDLSLFPTKSTLQKGMENALEITNQQLISNK
- a CDS encoding STAS domain-containing protein yields the protein MRIPILKLHEYLLITIQVEMDDQTALQFQEDLLNKIHDTGAKGVVIDLTSVDMIDSFIAKVLGDVVRMSKLMGAQVVLTGIQPAVAITLIDLGISMREVSTALDLEQGLDKLRLELEG